The genomic window cagatatggctgatggaaatttagcgtaaagcaaagtttctatcaggttgttagaagcgACATGACAAGCCTGATGTAAACATTTGGTATACGTGTATGCACCCACACACATACCATGGTTTTCCATACGAATAAAAGGACAAATTTATGCGAGTGTATTAGTGATGTTaaaaattctgttaatgtgtCTGACTTTCCGTCATCTCTGTCTAGCAgggtatatattgcgctggcagcctgaaggggttgcgttacacaaccccttgaatctatttggtattttagtcgcctcttacgacaggcatacctaccgcgggtatattctcaccccctaacccgctggggagtattatatattaaatatgtTAAGCAACTTTTTACTTCCACCAACGATATACATATGCTATAGATTCTTGTACTCACCAGCCAAATGTTAGTATAACATCACCATCTGAAATTTTCTCTTGTACAGAGTAACTAATAGCTTCAGCCGCTTTTCCAATTTGATTTTCGATGTACGTATCAATGAACCGGCATAAATTCTCTTTCAACTGTAAGTACAAGTCATTACTATATATTATTATGTTATACTAATAAACATATATTTACGCTTACATCAGAATCGGATTGGTCAGTTGGCAGCTGTGTCAATATATGCTTAATATGCTTGTATGCATTGCTTACAGAGACTGCAAGCGGTCGACAATTTTGTAAATGTTCAACActatttgtaatttttgtttctAAGCTGCGTGTAAATTCTTTTTTTGGTGGTGTCTCAAAATCTTTTATGAcctatttcaattttgaaatataaattaaaattaattttttaatgattAACCCGATTTTGCTTACCATTTTCAAAGCATTGAGAAAAGCAATACAACGCGCATTTGACCCTACTACTGTGCGTTGTGCATACTGTACACCCAAACGCGCAATACTTGGATGTATATTTGGATTATTCAAAAACAAGCTAGCTTCATGACGCGCTTTCTCCAAATGATTGAAGAGGCGCACCTTGCAATCATTGCTGCGTGGCGATTTTGGTCTAGCGATCTTTGCTGGTGATGTAAGTGTACCAGATTTATGTGGTAGTTTCATCGCCGCTTTATCTGGTGTGATGGATTGATTCGCTTGCTTAGCGCTACAGGAAGTAGACTTTGattgttttgttaaattattCTTTTGTGCTAAAGCTTGTGATTTAGCGGCACGTTGAGCTTCTTGTATGGCGCGTCTTTCAGCTTTACTTATTGTTGCCTTCTTCTGTAAAAAGACATATTTGTAAGTGCATTCAAaccaaaacttaaaaattaacttaaaacctTTTCCGGCTCTtgggtttgttgttttatttgttcTCTCTGCACTTCTCTATTTTGTCCTGTTGCCTCAGAATTATCAGTTATTTTGGCATTTTCCAGTTGTGCGGTTAATTCAGGCAGTCCAGCTGTTTTAGAAACTTTTTGTGCTTGTTTAGCTTTTTTCTTAGCCTCACGTTCGGCCTTTATTTGGTCGCGTGTTTTTTCTATCCCAGCTAGTTTATCAACATTCAAAGCATTCGTGTCAATTGTAGCTACAGTGTTTTGTTGGTGTGGAGGATTAGCAACAGTAACGACTAATGGTTCAATTAACGGTATTTGTGATTCAGTGGTTGGCTTGGCTTTCTTTGCttgttttgccattttttttgcTTCTCGTTCAGCCATAATCTCTTCGCGAGTTTTGCCAGAGGCGGCTGGATGAGTATCAGCAGGAGCTGCAGACATATTTTGTGTAGCTTTCTCTGCCTGCTTTTTATAATCTATGCAGTTATTTggttgcaaagtttttttttgagaGATGTTTTGAGAATTTGTACTCAAAGTTTGTTCAACGGGCACCGAGTTGGAAGTTTTATTAGCTCTCGAGTTACTATTTGCTATGGCTTCACTGAAAGTAGTTGAAGGCGATTTATCAGTAGAGCACTGGTTAGTAGGCGTGTGCTTTTTCGTTAAAGAAGTCTTTGAGCTCAAGATTATTGGTACATTCTTTTTGCCAATATCCTCCGTCAACAAAGCAGTCTCGGTCTCTTTTAATTGCGCTTTTTGTAGAGCAATTTGTTTACGTTTTCGTTGGTTTGGACGTGTCTTTTTTCTTCTCACAGCACCTTCATTGGTATTTGTATTTGGGCTCGTTGTTCGATCCTAAGATATTGCAGTGTTCAAATTTTCATGCTGATTTGTATCAGGATAAAAGTCTAGGACAGCGGTCGACTGCGTCCAAATAAATGTGGAAAGAAACGCGCATTTACCTCAGTATAATTCGAAGGCGGCATAGACAATTGTTTTCTCTGTTTGGAAATAATTGCAGTTGAAGTTCGttactttcatgtggttgttgtaatgttgtgcaTACAACTTTGAGtgcaaagggattttgcacggatttaattttgatcctaCAGCATTGGTGAACCGGAGAGACCTGGGGTCATTTTTCGTTTatacgttaatatcttttgaccgACTCAAATTTTCTTCCCTGAGATCAAGGCGagccttttgacacctctcgcaATATAtatggacgcgtattagcagtcgaccgctgctTTAGAGTTTTACCAAAATCATATTTAATACTGTTAACTATAATGAAATAGCTTAATAATGTGGCTTCATAATAAAATGtgttgaaacaaaaaaataacaataaaaaccaAGCCATGCGTGCAAACTGCGGGGATATATTTTATGTATTAATGTACCTGATTTTCCTGATTACTGGACATTTTTTAACTGCAATTCTTTAAAATGCCTGAGCGTTGCaacaatataataaatataaaatacatctGTTAAGCAGTTGGTAATCACATTATTATGTTCATGAaatctcttaataaaaatttgaagttttaagCCATTGATTTCATTCCGGTCTTGTCTTTTCGCGTAAGTGGACGTGCGgtgtcatcctcggctcaacgGCAATATGTTGGGGCTTTTTTTGCGTTGAGTGGAAAATTCAAAAATGCCTAAAGTTGACTTCTGTGctccccttgttgttgttgttgatgtagcgataaggttactccccgaaggctttggcaagtgttatcgatgtgatggtcttttaccgtatatagatccagtacgctccggtaacacagcaccattaaggtgctagcccgaccatctcgggaacgatttatatggccacattaaaccttcaggccatccctccctccccaccccaaagttccatgaggagcttgtggtcgccagagcgttgtctgttagtgaaacaggattcgccgcggataggtgaggttgataattaggttttg from Eurosta solidaginis isolate ZX-2024a chromosome 3, ASM4086904v1, whole genome shotgun sequence includes these protein-coding regions:
- the eIF2Bdelta gene encoding translation initiation factor eIF2B subunit delta isoform X2; the protein is MSSNQENQDRTTSPNTNTNEGAVRRKKTRPNQRKRKQIALQKAQLKETETALLTEDIGKKNVPIILSSKTSLTKKHTPTNQCSTDKSPSTTFSEAIANSNSRANKTSNSVPVEQTLSTNSQNISQKKTLQPNNCIDYKKQAEKATQNMSAAPADTHPAASGKTREEIMAEREAKKMAKQAKKAKPTTESQIPLIEPLVVTVANPPHQQNTVATIDTNALNVDKLAGIEKTRDQIKAEREAKKKAKQAQKVSKTAGLPELTAQLENAKITDNSEATGQNREVQREQIKQQTQEPEKKKATISKAERRAIQEAQRAAKSQALAQKNNLTKQSKSTSCSAKQANQSITPDKAAMKLPHKSGTLTSPAKIARPKSPRSNDCKVRLFNHLEKARHEASLFLNNPNIHPSIARLGVQYAQRTVVGSNARCIAFLNALKMVIKDFETPPKKEFTRSLETKITNSVEHLQNCRPLAVSVSNAYKHIKHILTQLPTDQSDSDLKENLCRFIDTYIENQIGKAAEAISYSVQEKISDGDVILTFGCSSLITYIFEEAQRRRVNFRVIIVDSRPFCEGQELLRRLTAKEIPCSYVLINAVSFVMPEATKVLLGAHALLANGYVMARSGTAQVVLVAHSFNVPVLVCCETHKFSERSQTDAIVYNELGNPDDLIRSDKCSLTNWKTKGKMVPLNLMYDITPPELVTAVVTEVSILPCTSVPVILRIKPTEIGY
- the eIF2Bdelta gene encoding translation initiation factor eIF2B subunit delta isoform X3, producing the protein MSAAPADTHPAASGKTREEIMAEREAKKMAKQAKKAKPTTESQIPLIEPLVVTVANPPHQQNTVATIDTNALNVDKLAGIEKTRDQIKAEREAKKKAKQAQKVSKTAGLPELTAQLENAKITDNSEATGQNREVQREQIKQQTQEPEKKKATISKAERRAIQEAQRAAKSQALAQKNNLTKQSKSTSCSAKQANQSITPDKAAMKLPHKSGTLTSPAKIARPKSPRSNDCKVRLFNHLEKARHEASLFLNNPNIHPSIARLGVQYAQRTVVGSNARCIAFLNALKMVIKDFETPPKKEFTRSLETKITNSVEHLQNCRPLAVSVSNAYKHIKHILTQLPTDQSDSDLKENLCRFIDTYIENQIGKAAEAISYSVQEKISDGDVILTFGCSSLITYIFEEAQRRRVNFRVIIVDSRPFCEGQELLRRLTAKEIPCSYVLINAVSFVMPEATKVLLGAHALLANGYVMARSGTAQVVLVAHSFNVPVLVCCETHKFSERSQTDAIVYNELGNPDDLIRSDKCSLTNWKTKGKMVPLNLMYDITPPELVTAVVTEVSILPCTSVPVILRIKPTEIGY
- the eIF2Bdelta gene encoding translation initiation factor eIF2B subunit delta isoform X1; the protein is MQQQINGFFRNLIAWRRTFLSLKVPVPGYCPMHKMDRTTSPNTNTNEGAVRRKKTRPNQRKRKQIALQKAQLKETETALLTEDIGKKNVPIILSSKTSLTKKHTPTNQCSTDKSPSTTFSEAIANSNSRANKTSNSVPVEQTLSTNSQNISQKKTLQPNNCIDYKKQAEKATQNMSAAPADTHPAASGKTREEIMAEREAKKMAKQAKKAKPTTESQIPLIEPLVVTVANPPHQQNTVATIDTNALNVDKLAGIEKTRDQIKAEREAKKKAKQAQKVSKTAGLPELTAQLENAKITDNSEATGQNREVQREQIKQQTQEPEKKKATISKAERRAIQEAQRAAKSQALAQKNNLTKQSKSTSCSAKQANQSITPDKAAMKLPHKSGTLTSPAKIARPKSPRSNDCKVRLFNHLEKARHEASLFLNNPNIHPSIARLGVQYAQRTVVGSNARCIAFLNALKMVIKDFETPPKKEFTRSLETKITNSVEHLQNCRPLAVSVSNAYKHIKHILTQLPTDQSDSDLKENLCRFIDTYIENQIGKAAEAISYSVQEKISDGDVILTFGCSSLITYIFEEAQRRRVNFRVIIVDSRPFCEGQELLRRLTAKEIPCSYVLINAVSFVMPEATKVLLGAHALLANGYVMARSGTAQVVLVAHSFNVPVLVCCETHKFSERSQTDAIVYNELGNPDDLIRSDKCSLTNWKTKGKMVPLNLMYDITPPELVTAVVTEVSILPCTSVPVILRIKPTEIGY